The proteins below come from a single Crossiella sp. CA-258035 genomic window:
- a CDS encoding site-specific integrase: MGRTGRPPLPVGTFGEIWVTRKNGRPLAECYYRDYDGVTRRAKRYGDSPTKAKIALKKALAERRFGESPDDMNAETKFSVVCEKWWEEFEADSTKSPTTKRLYEDRMNNQIIPALGELRVREVTLGRIGKMIKSVTKENGTSTAKATRSVLSKILGFAGRHNAVNRNPTKDLERIEQGRKTGSRSLELSEAIELRKQIHGDKKSKARDLPDFSDMMLATGMRIGEASAVVWDAIDWTPGAEAVEIRGTVIREKGVGLYIKWEPKTPAGYRTLDLPSWTVAMLKARRTRLARVDLTLVAPDAPVFTAPKGGLRDPSNTQADLREAFDLPDEKGVATTEWTWVTSHVWRKTVATLMDEAGKTAREAADQLGHAKVSTTQDHYFGRKKRVSGGAEVMEAVEGA; this comes from the coding sequence ATGGGGAGGACTGGCCGCCCCCCGCTCCCGGTCGGTACGTTCGGGGAAATCTGGGTCACCCGGAAGAACGGACGCCCTCTAGCAGAGTGCTACTACCGGGACTACGACGGCGTGACCCGCCGGGCGAAGCGATACGGGGATTCCCCGACTAAGGCGAAGATCGCGCTCAAGAAGGCGTTAGCAGAGCGCCGATTCGGAGAAAGCCCAGACGACATGAACGCCGAAACGAAGTTCAGCGTTGTCTGCGAGAAGTGGTGGGAAGAGTTCGAGGCCGACTCGACCAAATCCCCCACAACCAAGAGGCTGTACGAAGACCGCATGAACAATCAGATCATCCCAGCGCTTGGTGAACTGCGGGTCCGGGAGGTCACACTCGGACGGATCGGGAAGATGATCAAGTCTGTCACCAAGGAAAACGGCACCTCTACGGCGAAGGCCACCCGGTCGGTACTCAGCAAGATCCTGGGATTTGCTGGCCGTCACAATGCGGTCAACAGGAATCCGACCAAGGATCTCGAACGGATCGAGCAGGGGCGGAAGACAGGAAGCCGTTCGCTTGAGTTGAGCGAAGCTATCGAACTTCGCAAGCAGATCCACGGCGACAAGAAGTCTAAAGCCCGCGACCTGCCGGACTTCTCAGACATGATGCTCGCCACTGGTATGCGCATCGGCGAAGCATCCGCAGTGGTGTGGGATGCGATCGACTGGACCCCCGGTGCGGAAGCGGTAGAGATCCGCGGCACAGTCATCCGAGAGAAGGGCGTCGGGCTCTATATCAAGTGGGAGCCGAAGACGCCGGCCGGGTACCGGACACTGGATTTGCCGTCATGGACAGTAGCCATGCTGAAGGCGCGGCGTACTCGGCTCGCCCGCGTTGACCTGACGTTAGTGGCACCTGATGCCCCTGTGTTCACCGCCCCCAAGGGTGGGCTGCGTGATCCCTCCAACACGCAGGCCGACCTCCGGGAGGCATTCGACCTGCCGGACGAGAAGGGTGTCGCAACGACCGAGTGGACGTGGGTGACGTCGCATGTGTGGCGGAAGACGGTGGCGACCCTGATGGATGAGGCGGGCAAGACGGCGCGGGAGGCGGCGGACCAGTTGGGGCACGCGAAGGTGTCGACGACCCAGGATCACTACTTCGGGCGGAAGAAGCGGGTGTCGGGCGGCGCGGAGGTCATGGAGGCTGTCGAAGGCGCGTGA